The DNA sequence TTCGGCAAGACCCCCATTGCGGCCGTCGACGCTCCCGAGTCAACCCTGGCCGACGGGCCGGTGGTGCGTGGAGCCGAGCCGAGCGTCGTCAAGATCAAGGGCATCGCCCGCAGCTGCCAAAAATCGCTCGAGGGAACCGGATTCGTCATCGCCCCGCACCGGGTGATGTCCAATGCCCACGTGGTGGCCGGCACGAACAGCGTCACCGTGGAGTCGGCAGGGCAGACCTTCGACGCCAGCGTGGTGGCCTACGACCCCGGTGCGGACATCTCGATCCTTGCTGTTCCGGATATGCCGGCGGCGCCGCTGGTCTTCGCGCCCAAGCCCGCCAAGACCGGGGACGACGCCATCGTGCTGGGCTACCCGGGCGGTGGGAACTACAGGGCGACCCCGGCGCGGGTCCGCGAGATCATCGAACTGAATGGCCCAGACATCTACCGGTCCACCACGGTCACCCGAGAGGTGTACACCGTCCGGGGCTCAGTGCTCCAAGGCAATTCGGGCGGTCCGCTGATCGACACGGAAGGTCGGGTGCTCGGCGTGGTCTTCGGGGCGGCGATCGACGATGACGACACCGGATTTGCGCTCACCGCCAAGCAGGTCAAGGATCAGCTGGCTAAGGCGGAGCTTGTCCAGCCCGTCGGTACCGGCAGTTGCATCTCCGCTCCCGAAGCCAGCAAGTCGCCGGAGCAGCCCGTCAATGGGCCGCAGTCACCGG is a window from the Mycobacteroides salmoniphilum genome containing:
- the marP gene encoding acid resistance serine protease MarP — translated: MNLNPSQWLDIAVVAVAFIAAVSGWRSGALGSLMSFVGVILGAVAGIMLAPHVVGNLEGARTKLFASLMLILVLVVIGEVAGVVLGRAMRGAIKNRALRAGDSVVGVVLQVAAVLIAAWLLSIPMQSSAQPNISAAARESKVLSQVDKYAPDQLRKVPNDLSKLLDTSGLPSVLQPFGKTPIAAVDAPESTLADGPVVRGAEPSVVKIKGIARSCQKSLEGTGFVIAPHRVMSNAHVVAGTNSVTVESAGQTFDASVVAYDPGADISILAVPDMPAAPLVFAPKPAKTGDDAIVLGYPGGGNYRATPARVREIIELNGPDIYRSTTVTREVYTVRGSVLQGNSGGPLIDTEGRVLGVVFGAAIDDDDTGFALTAKQVKDQLAKAELVQPVGTGSCISAPEASKSPEQPVNGPQSPAPNKTP